A genomic region of Sander lucioperca isolate FBNREF2018 chromosome 6, SLUC_FBN_1.2, whole genome shotgun sequence contains the following coding sequences:
- the rplp2 gene encoding 60S acidic ribosomal protein P2: MRYVAAYLLAVLGGNTSPSAKDIKAILGSVGIEADDERLNKVISELNGKDINAVMNSGLSKLASVPAGGAAAAPAAAAAGAAGAGAAPAAAEEKKEEKKEESEESDEDMGFGLFD, from the exons ATGCGTTACGTGGCCGCTTACCTCCTGGCCGTGCTCGGTGGAAACACCAGCCCCTCTGCAAAAGACATCAAGGCCATCTTGGGCAGCGTAGGAATTGAGGCCGATGACGAACGCTTAAACAAG GTCATTAGCGAGCTGAATGGGAAAGACATCAATGCCGTCATGAACTCAG GCCTCTCTAAGTTAGCCTCCGTACCAGCAGGTGGTGCTGCAGCGGCCcctgccgctgctgctgctggggccgCTGGAGCTGGGGCTGCGCCTGCTGCTG CGGAAGagaaaaaggaagagaaaaaagaggaaTCAGAAGAGTCAGACGAAGATATGGGCTTTGGACTCTTTGATTAA